In Fusarium verticillioides 7600 chromosome 4, whole genome shotgun sequence, the following proteins share a genomic window:
- a CDS encoding beta-glucuronidase gives MLRPQANASRELVSLDGVWNFALSQSVDIDDERAWERTIPPNLQVPVPASYNDIFIDSNIRNHVGWVYYQRRFTVPLNWSQQRYVLRFDAATHRGRVYIDDQFMAEHIGGYTPFEVDISDTVHPGKAVRLTVAVSNELDWHTIPPGRIETLKNGKRKQHYQHDFFNYAGLARSVWLFTVPSICVKDITVVTKVEGTTGIVDFDIATSIPLDHHSVKVTLVDEDERSVSHISELSGSLVVESVHLWQPGSAYLYHLRAEIFSGDAVVDTYELPVGIRTVEVSGNKFFINGKPFYFTGFGKHEDTPIRGKGHDPAYMIHDFQLMKWMGANSFRTSHYPYAEEVLEYADRHGIVVINETAAVGLNLTIVAGLFGHKPIPTFSSETMNDETRAAHAQAIRELVARDKNHPSVVMWTVANEPAASEPGVREYMEPLVTLNRELDPTRPICFANENQANIHTDLIADLFDVICLNRYYGWYLHTGDLEEAEQGLEQCLRSWEGKYNKPIIMTEYGADTMAGLHTVGDIPWSEEYQSRVLEMSHRVFDRVESVVGEQVWNFADFQTPSSFIFRVDGNKKGVFTRDRRPKSAVQALRKRWTEMKAND, from the coding sequence ATGCTCAGACCTCAAGCCAACGCCTCTCGAGAACTTGTCTCACTGGATGGTGTCTGGAACTTTGCCCTTTCCCAATCGGTCGACATTGATGACGAAAGAGCTTGGGAACGAACCATACCGCCAAATCTCCAAGTTCCTGTTCCCGCCAGCTACAACGACATTTTCATTGATTCCAACATTCGCAATCATGTTGGCTGGGTATACTACCAAAGGCGCTTCACTGTTCCGCTGAACTGGTCTCAACAGCGTTACGTTCTGCGCTTTGACGCTGCGACACATCGAGGGCGTGTGTACATCGACGACCAATTCATGGCGGAGCATATTGGGGGCTATACTCCATTCGAGGTAGACATCTCGGATACTGTTCACCCTGGCAAGGCAGTTCGCCTCACTGTGGCGGTCAGCAATGAACTTGACTGGCATACTATTCCACCAGGAAGGATAGAGACACTCAAGAATGGCAAGCGAAAGCAACACTACCAGcatgacttcttcaactaTGCAGGGCTTGCGAGATCTGTGTGGCTGTTCACTGTTCCCAGTATCTGTGTCAAGGACATCACAGTTGTCACCAAAGTGGAGGGCACTACTGGTATTGTGGACTTCGATATTGCTACTAGTATCCCTCTGGACCATCACTCAGTCAAGGTGACACTCGTGGACGAAGATGAACGTTCTGTCAGTCATATTTCTGAGTTAAGTGGCTCCCTGGTCGTTGAATCGGTTCACCTTTGGCAACCAGGATCAGCATATCTCTACCATCTTCGGGCAGAGATATTCTCTGGGGACGCAGTAGTGGACACTTACGAACTACCAGTTGGGATAAGAACAGTTGAAGTCTCAGGAAACAAGTTTTTTATCAACGGAAAGCCATTCTACTTCACAGGATTCGGGAAACACGAAGATACACCAATCCGAGGCAAAGGTCACGACCCAGCGTACATGATTCACGACTTTCAACTGATGAAGTGGATGGGAGCCAACTCTTTTCGAACTTCGCATTATCCATACGCagaagaggttctcgagtACGCAGACCGCCATGGAATTGTTGTCATAAATGAGACAGCTGCAGTCGGTCTCAACCTGACCATTGTTGCTGGACTCTTTGGACACAAGCCAATACCGACTTTCTCATCAGAGACCATGAATGACGAAACACGAGCAGCCCACGCTCAAGCCATACGTGAACTCGTTGCTCGCGACAAAAACCACCCTAGTGTTGTCATGTGGACGGTTGCAAATGAGCCCGCAGCCAGTGAGCCTGGTGTGAGGGAGTACATGGAGCCATTGGTGACACTGAACCGTGAATTGGATCCGACGCGACCTATTTGTTTTGCCAACGAGAACCAGGCAAATATCCACACTGATCTTATCGCCGATCTTTTCGATGTGATATGCCTCAACAGGTACTACGGCTGGTATCTCCATACTGgtgaccttgaagaagcagagcaaggtCTGGAGCAATGCTTGCGAAGCTGGGAGGGCAAATACAACAAACcaatcatcatgacagaGTATGGCGCTGATACCATGGCTGGGCTGCATACGGTTGGAGACATTCCCTGGAGTGAGGAATATCAGAGCCGGGTCCTGGAAATGTCACATCGAGTATTTGATAGAGTGGAGAGTGTAGTTGGAGAGCAAGTTTGGAATTTTGCCGATTTCCAGACTCCATCTAGCTTCATTTTCAGGGTTGATGGCAACAAGAAAGGTGTATTTACGCGGGATCGAAGACCAAAAAGTGCTGTGCAggcgttgaggaagagatggacTGAAATGAAAGCCAATGATTAA